From a region of the Eulemur rufifrons isolate Redbay chromosome 7, OSU_ERuf_1, whole genome shotgun sequence genome:
- the VWA5B2 gene encoding von Willebrand factor A domain-containing protein 5B2 isoform X3 → MPGLYCPSSWTPLPLTDSWVRASANGPCLSLRARLTYHNPQPQPVDGVFVYPLAEAEVVSGFEAEAAGQRVSFQLQSRRRSQAACCRALGPGLGAATPRRCAQGHLVLDLAQARSTLVLPTGLIAAAGTMTVTLHSSRELPSRPDGVLRVALPTVLTPLALPGPPGPPRPPGLCDDRLGLCPTSCFGVGSPQEEGVPWEEPAAPLDVFSGPARCPAPYTFSFEMLVTGPCLLAGLESPSHALRADAPPHASSAATICVTLAEGHRCDRALEILLHPSEPHQPHLMLEAGSLSSAEYEAQVRARRDFQRLQHRDSDGDRQVWFLKRRFHKDILLNPVLMLSFCPDLSSKPGHLGTATRELLFLLDGSSAAHKDAIVLAVKSLPSQTLINLAMFGMSVQPLFPESRPCSDDTVQLICDSIETLQAVSGPPDVLAVLDWAMGQPQHRAHPRQLFLLTAASPLAATTHQTLELMRWHRGAARCFSFGLGPACHQLLQGLSALSRGQAYFLRPGERLQPMLVQALRKALEPALSDISVDWFVPDAVEALLTPREIPALYPGDQLLGYCSLFRVDGFRPHPPGGQEPGWQSLGGSVFPSPEEVPSATSPGTEPTGTSEPLGTGTVSAELSSPWAAGDSERSTDALTDPVTDPGPNPSSDTAIWRRIFQSSYIREQYVLTHCSASPEPGPGSTGSSESPGSQGPGSPEGSAPLDPPSQQGCRSLACGEHAGSRSCPLPAPSPAPFKAGALSTEVLGRRRRVALAGRSLSSPPGRANPVSGRPQHPSLGAPPDGSGPEPGQQLGQGLDDSGNLLSPAPLDWDMLMEPPFLFTAMPPNGESAPPAVPLPPQAPRCHVVIRALCGEQPMCWEVGVGLETLWGSGDGSQPPAPPVREAAWDQALHRLTAASVVRDNEQLALRGGAETTADQGHARRCWLRALQTSKVSFAPSCFTCPVAVDATTREVLPGALQVQSSEPAELPGTPPTSQSHLDAASLLTLIHSKGLQGGSPAGAWHSDQNGNSKTALGDPVTLAGGPHRPPPQPPSRLSLGRHRRLCSPDPGRASDGNSEGSDHDYLPLVRLQEAPGSFRLDAPFCAAVRIPQERLCRASPFAVHRASLSPTSSSSPWALLGPGVGQGDSATASCSPSPSSGSEGPGQVDSGRGSDTEASEGADGLGGTDLRGRSWATAVALAWLEHRCAAAFGEWELTAAKADCWLRAQHLPDGLDLAALKAAARGLFLLLRHWDQNLQLHLLCYSPANV, encoded by the exons atgcccggcctgtacTGCCCCTCCAGCTGGACGCCGCTGCCCCTCACGGACTCCTGGGTCCGGGCCAGCGCCAACGGACCCTGCCTCAGCCTGCGGGCCCGGCTCACCTACCACAACCCGCAGCCGCAGCCGGTGGACG GCGTGTTCGTGTACCCGCTGGCCGAGGCCGAGGTGGTATCCGGCTTCGAGGCCGAGGCGGCCGGACAGCGCGTCTCCTTCCAGCTGCAGAGCCGGCGCCGCTCGCAGGCCGCCTGCTGCCGCGCGCTGGGCCCCGGGTTGGGGGCCGCCACGCCCCGCCGCTGCGCGCAGG GTCATCTTGTCTTGGATCTGGCCCAGGCCCGGTCCACGCTGGTGCTGCCCACAGGCCTTATCGCCGCGGCTGGCACCATGACAGTGACCCTGCACAGCAGCCGGGAGCTGCCCTCAAGGCCTGACGGGGTGCTGCGTGTGGCCTTGCCCACTGTGCTCACCCCGCTGGCCCTGCCAGGCCCACCAGGGCCCCCCAGGCCTCCGGGGCTCTGTGACGACAGGTTGGGCCTATG CCCCACCAGCTGCTTCGGGGTGGGCAGCCCTCAGGAGGAAGGGGTGCCCTGGGAGGAGCCGGCTGCCCCTCTGGACGTGTTCTCAGGTCCTGCCCGCTGCCCTGCCCCATATACCTTCTCCTTCGAGATGCTGGTGACTGGGCCATGCCTGCTGGCAG GCCTGGAGAGCCCCTCTCATGCCCTGCGAGCAGATGCCCCCCCACATGCCAGCTCTGCGGCAACCATCTGTGTCACACTGGCAGAGGGCCACCGCTGTGATCGGGCCTTGGAGATCCTGCTGCACCCCAGTG AGCCACATCAGCCACACTTGATGCTGGAGGCGGGCAGCCTGAGCTCAGCAGAATACGAGGCCCAGGTGAGGGCCCGCCGTGATTTCCAGAGGCTGCAGCACAGGGACAGTGATGGGGACCGGCAG GTGTGGTTCCTGAAGCGACGCTTCCACAAGGACATCCTGCTGAACCCCGTGCTGATGCTGAGCTTCTGCCCAGACCTGAGCTCCAAGCCTGGACACCTGggcacagctactcgggagctcCTCTTCCTGCTGGATGGCAGCAGTGCAGCACACAAG gatgCCATTGTTTTAGCTGTGAAGTCTCTCCCCTCCCAGACGCTCATCAATCTCGCCATGTTTGGGATGTCGGTGCAACCGCTGTTTCCCGAGAGCCGGCCTTGCAGTGAT GACACTGTGCAGCTGATCTGTGACAGCATTGAGACCCTGCAGGCTGTGAGTGGTCCTCCAGACGTGCTGGCTGTGCTAGACTGGGCCATGGGGCAGCCCCAGCACAGGGCCCACCCTCGGCAGCTGTTCCTGCTCACTGCTGCCTCACCCCTGGCTGCCACCACTCATCAAACCCTGGAGCTCATGAGGTGGCACAGGGGGGCAGCCAG GTGCTTCTCCTTTGGTCTGGGGCCCGCCTGCCACCAGCTGCTGCAGGGTCTGTCTGCCCTCAGCAGGGGCCAGGCCTACTTCCTGAGGCCCGGGGAGAGGCTGCAGCCCATG CTGGTGCAGGCTCTGAGGAAGGCACTGGAGCCCGCTTTGAGCGACATCTCTGTGGACTGGTTTGTGCCCGATGCCGTGGAGGCGCTGCTGACCCCCCGGGAGATCCCAGCACTCTACCCTGGGGACCAGCTGCTGGGTTACTGCTCACTCTTCAGGGTGGATGGCTTCCGGCCCCACCCACCCGGG GGCCAAGAGCCTGGCTGGCAGAGCTTGGGTGGGTCTGTGTTCCCATCCCCAGAGGAGGTGCCATCTGCTACCAGCCCTGGCACAGAGCCCACTGGCACCTCGGAGCCACTGGGAACAGGCACTGTGTCAGCAGAGCTGTCCAGCCCATGGGCTGCTGGGGACTCAGAGCGGA GTACCGATGCTCTGACAGACCCAGTCACAGATCCTGGACCCAACCCGTCTTCTGACACAGCCATATGGCGCCGCATCTTCCAGTCCTCGTACATCCGGGAGCAGTATGTGCTCACCCACTGCTCTGCCAGCCCCGAGCCAGGCCCGGGCTCCACAGGCAGCAGTGAGTCCCCAGGCTCCCAGGGCCCTGGATCCCCTGAGGGTAGTGCTCCCCTGGATCCCCCTTCCCAGCAGGGCTGCCGCAGCCTGGCCTGTGGAGAACACGCAGGCTCCCGCTCCTGCCCCCTGCCTGCGCCCTCACCAGCTCCATTCAAG GCAGGGGCCTTGAGTACTGAGGTGCTGGGCCGTCGGCGAAGGGTGGCTCTGGCTGGCCGAAGCCTCTCATCCCCTCCAGGCCGGGCAAACCCAGTCTCTGGCCGACCCCAGCACCCGTCTCTGGGTGCACCACCAGATGGGTCAGGCCCCGAGCCAGGCCAACAATTGGGACAGGGCCTGGATGACTCAG GAAACCTGCTTTCCCCAGCCCCCCTGGACTGGGACATGTTGATGGAACCACCCTTCTTGTTCACGGCTATGCCACCCAATGGGGAGTCAGCCCCTCCTGCAGTGCCACTGCCTCCCCAGGCTCCACGCTGCCATGTGGTGATCCGGGCCCTGTGTGGGGAGCAGCCTATGTGCTGGGAAGTGGGTGTTGGGCTGGAGACACTGTGGGGGTCTGGGGATGGCTCACAGCCTCCGGCACCCCCTGTAAGAGAAGCTGCTTGGGACCAAGCACTCCACCGGCTGACAGCAGCCTCTGTGGTCCGGGACAATGAGCAGCTGGCTCTCCGAGGAGGGGCCGAGACCACAGCTGACCAGG GCCATGCCCGGAGATGCTGGCTTCGAGCCCTTCAGACAAGCAAGGTCAGCTTCGCCCCCTCGTGCTTCACCTGCCCTGTAGCTGTGGATGCTACCACTAGGGAGGTCCTGCCCGGGGCCCTGCAGGTGCAGAGCTCAG agccagctgagctcccaggCACCCCTCCCACCTCTCAGAGCCATCTAGATGCAGCTTCTCTGCTCACACTTATCCACTCTAAAG GACTTCAGGGAGGCTCTCCAGCAGGTGCCTGGCACTCAGACCAAAATGGCAACTCCAAGACTGCTTTAGGGGACCCCGTAACCCTCGCAGGAGGTCCTCACCGcccacccccacagcctcccTCTAGGCTCAGTCTGGGCCGCCATCGCAGACTCTGCAGCCCTGACCCAGGCCGGGCCAGTGACGGCAACAGTGAAGGAAGTGACCATGACTACCTGCCCCTG GTGCGGCTGCAGGAGGCGCCCGGCTCCTTCCGCTTGGACGCGCCCTTCTGTGCTGCGGTGCGCATCCCGCAAGAGCGCCTGTGCCGCGCCTCACCCTTTGCGGTGCACCGTGccagcctcagccccacctcATCCTCATCTCCCTGGGCACTTCTGGGCCCTGGTGTTGGCCAGGGTGACAGCGCCACggcctcctgcagcccctcccccagctcggGCTCCGAGGGTCCAGGCCAGGTGGACAGCGGGCGGGGCTCAGACACTGAAGCCTCGGAGGGGGCCGACGGGCTGGGTGGTACCGATCTGCGCGGCAGGTCCTGGGCCACTGCTGTGGCACTAGCCTGGCTGGAGCACCGCTGTGCTGCCGCCTTTGGCGAATGGGAACTGACAGCGGCCAAGGCTGATTGCTGGCTGCGGGCCCAGCACCTTCCCGATGGCCTTGACCTGGCCGCCCTCAAGGCCGCAGCCCGAGGGCTCTTCCTGCTGCTGCGCCACTGGGACCAGAACCTGCAGCTACACCTGCTGTGCTACAGCCCCGCAAACGTGTGA
- the VWA5B2 gene encoding von Willebrand factor A domain-containing protein 5B2 isoform X5 produces MPGLYCPSSWTPLPLTDSWVRASANGPCLSLRARLTYHNPQPQPVDGVFVYPLAEAEVVSGFEAEAAGQRVSFQLQSRRRSQAACCRALGPGLGAATPRRCAQGHLVLDLAQARSTLVLPTGLIAAAGTMTVTLHSSRELPSRPDGVLRVALPTVLTPLALPGPPGPPRPPGLCDDSPTSCFGVGSPQEEGVPWEEPAAPLDVFSGPARCPAPYTFSFEMLVTGPCLLAGLESPSHALRADAPPHASSAATICVTLAEGHRCDRALEILLHPSEPHQPHLMLEAGSLSSAEYEAQVRARRDFQRLQHRDSDGDRQVWFLKRRFHKDILLNPVLMLSFCPDLSSKPGHLGTATRELLFLLDGSSAAHKDAIVLAVKSLPSQTLINLAMFGMSVQPLFPESRPCSDDTVQLICDSIETLQAVSGPPDVLAVLDWAMGQPQHRAHPRQLFLLTAASPLAATTHQTLELMRWHRGAARCFSFGLGPACHQLLQGLSALSRGQAYFLRPGERLQPMLVQALRKALEPALSDISVDWFVPDAVEALLTPREIPALYPGDQLLGYCSLFRVDGFRPHPPGGQEPGWQSLGGSVFPSPEEVPSATSPGTEPTGTSEPLGTGTVSAELSSPWAAGDSERSTDALTDPVTDPGPNPSSDTAIWRRIFQSSYIREQYVLTHCSASPEPGPGSTGSSESPGSQGPGSPEGSAPLDPPSQQGCRSLACGEHAGSRSCPLPAPSPAPFKAGALSTEVLGRRRRVALAGRSLSSPPGRANPVSGRPQHPSLGAPPDGSGPEPGQQLGQGLDDSGNLLSPAPLDWDMLMEPPFLFTAMPPNGESAPPAVPLPPQAPRCHVVIRALCGEQPMCWEVGVGLETLWGSGDGSQPPAPPVREAAWDQALHRLTAASVVRDNEQLALRGGAETTADQGHARRCWLRALQTSKVSFAPSCFTCPVAVDATTREVLPGALQVQSSEPAELPGTPPTSQSHLDAASLLTLIHSKGLQGGSPAGAWHSDQNGNSKTALGDPVTLAGGPHRPPPQPPSRLSLGRHRRLCSPDPGRASDGNSEGSDHDYLPLVRLQEAPGSFRLDAPFCAAVRIPQERLCRASPFAVHRASLSPTSSSSPWALLGPGVGQGDSATASCSPSPSSGSEGPGQVDSGRGSDTEASEGADGLGGTDLRGRSWATAVALAWLEHRCAAAFGEWELTAAKADCWLRAQHLPDGLDLAALKAAARGLFLLLRHWDQNLQLHLLCYSPANV; encoded by the exons atgcccggcctgtacTGCCCCTCCAGCTGGACGCCGCTGCCCCTCACGGACTCCTGGGTCCGGGCCAGCGCCAACGGACCCTGCCTCAGCCTGCGGGCCCGGCTCACCTACCACAACCCGCAGCCGCAGCCGGTGGACG GCGTGTTCGTGTACCCGCTGGCCGAGGCCGAGGTGGTATCCGGCTTCGAGGCCGAGGCGGCCGGACAGCGCGTCTCCTTCCAGCTGCAGAGCCGGCGCCGCTCGCAGGCCGCCTGCTGCCGCGCGCTGGGCCCCGGGTTGGGGGCCGCCACGCCCCGCCGCTGCGCGCAGG GTCATCTTGTCTTGGATCTGGCCCAGGCCCGGTCCACGCTGGTGCTGCCCACAGGCCTTATCGCCGCGGCTGGCACCATGACAGTGACCCTGCACAGCAGCCGGGAGCTGCCCTCAAGGCCTGACGGGGTGCTGCGTGTGGCCTTGCCCACTGTGCTCACCCCGCTGGCCCTGCCAGGCCCACCAGGGCCCCCCAGGCCTCCGGGGCTCTGTGACGACAG CCCCACCAGCTGCTTCGGGGTGGGCAGCCCTCAGGAGGAAGGGGTGCCCTGGGAGGAGCCGGCTGCCCCTCTGGACGTGTTCTCAGGTCCTGCCCGCTGCCCTGCCCCATATACCTTCTCCTTCGAGATGCTGGTGACTGGGCCATGCCTGCTGGCAG GCCTGGAGAGCCCCTCTCATGCCCTGCGAGCAGATGCCCCCCCACATGCCAGCTCTGCGGCAACCATCTGTGTCACACTGGCAGAGGGCCACCGCTGTGATCGGGCCTTGGAGATCCTGCTGCACCCCAGTG AGCCACATCAGCCACACTTGATGCTGGAGGCGGGCAGCCTGAGCTCAGCAGAATACGAGGCCCAGGTGAGGGCCCGCCGTGATTTCCAGAGGCTGCAGCACAGGGACAGTGATGGGGACCGGCAG GTGTGGTTCCTGAAGCGACGCTTCCACAAGGACATCCTGCTGAACCCCGTGCTGATGCTGAGCTTCTGCCCAGACCTGAGCTCCAAGCCTGGACACCTGggcacagctactcgggagctcCTCTTCCTGCTGGATGGCAGCAGTGCAGCACACAAG gatgCCATTGTTTTAGCTGTGAAGTCTCTCCCCTCCCAGACGCTCATCAATCTCGCCATGTTTGGGATGTCGGTGCAACCGCTGTTTCCCGAGAGCCGGCCTTGCAGTGAT GACACTGTGCAGCTGATCTGTGACAGCATTGAGACCCTGCAGGCTGTGAGTGGTCCTCCAGACGTGCTGGCTGTGCTAGACTGGGCCATGGGGCAGCCCCAGCACAGGGCCCACCCTCGGCAGCTGTTCCTGCTCACTGCTGCCTCACCCCTGGCTGCCACCACTCATCAAACCCTGGAGCTCATGAGGTGGCACAGGGGGGCAGCCAG GTGCTTCTCCTTTGGTCTGGGGCCCGCCTGCCACCAGCTGCTGCAGGGTCTGTCTGCCCTCAGCAGGGGCCAGGCCTACTTCCTGAGGCCCGGGGAGAGGCTGCAGCCCATG CTGGTGCAGGCTCTGAGGAAGGCACTGGAGCCCGCTTTGAGCGACATCTCTGTGGACTGGTTTGTGCCCGATGCCGTGGAGGCGCTGCTGACCCCCCGGGAGATCCCAGCACTCTACCCTGGGGACCAGCTGCTGGGTTACTGCTCACTCTTCAGGGTGGATGGCTTCCGGCCCCACCCACCCGGG GGCCAAGAGCCTGGCTGGCAGAGCTTGGGTGGGTCTGTGTTCCCATCCCCAGAGGAGGTGCCATCTGCTACCAGCCCTGGCACAGAGCCCACTGGCACCTCGGAGCCACTGGGAACAGGCACTGTGTCAGCAGAGCTGTCCAGCCCATGGGCTGCTGGGGACTCAGAGCGGA GTACCGATGCTCTGACAGACCCAGTCACAGATCCTGGACCCAACCCGTCTTCTGACACAGCCATATGGCGCCGCATCTTCCAGTCCTCGTACATCCGGGAGCAGTATGTGCTCACCCACTGCTCTGCCAGCCCCGAGCCAGGCCCGGGCTCCACAGGCAGCAGTGAGTCCCCAGGCTCCCAGGGCCCTGGATCCCCTGAGGGTAGTGCTCCCCTGGATCCCCCTTCCCAGCAGGGCTGCCGCAGCCTGGCCTGTGGAGAACACGCAGGCTCCCGCTCCTGCCCCCTGCCTGCGCCCTCACCAGCTCCATTCAAG GCAGGGGCCTTGAGTACTGAGGTGCTGGGCCGTCGGCGAAGGGTGGCTCTGGCTGGCCGAAGCCTCTCATCCCCTCCAGGCCGGGCAAACCCAGTCTCTGGCCGACCCCAGCACCCGTCTCTGGGTGCACCACCAGATGGGTCAGGCCCCGAGCCAGGCCAACAATTGGGACAGGGCCTGGATGACTCAG GAAACCTGCTTTCCCCAGCCCCCCTGGACTGGGACATGTTGATGGAACCACCCTTCTTGTTCACGGCTATGCCACCCAATGGGGAGTCAGCCCCTCCTGCAGTGCCACTGCCTCCCCAGGCTCCACGCTGCCATGTGGTGATCCGGGCCCTGTGTGGGGAGCAGCCTATGTGCTGGGAAGTGGGTGTTGGGCTGGAGACACTGTGGGGGTCTGGGGATGGCTCACAGCCTCCGGCACCCCCTGTAAGAGAAGCTGCTTGGGACCAAGCACTCCACCGGCTGACAGCAGCCTCTGTGGTCCGGGACAATGAGCAGCTGGCTCTCCGAGGAGGGGCCGAGACCACAGCTGACCAGG GCCATGCCCGGAGATGCTGGCTTCGAGCCCTTCAGACAAGCAAGGTCAGCTTCGCCCCCTCGTGCTTCACCTGCCCTGTAGCTGTGGATGCTACCACTAGGGAGGTCCTGCCCGGGGCCCTGCAGGTGCAGAGCTCAG agccagctgagctcccaggCACCCCTCCCACCTCTCAGAGCCATCTAGATGCAGCTTCTCTGCTCACACTTATCCACTCTAAAG GACTTCAGGGAGGCTCTCCAGCAGGTGCCTGGCACTCAGACCAAAATGGCAACTCCAAGACTGCTTTAGGGGACCCCGTAACCCTCGCAGGAGGTCCTCACCGcccacccccacagcctcccTCTAGGCTCAGTCTGGGCCGCCATCGCAGACTCTGCAGCCCTGACCCAGGCCGGGCCAGTGACGGCAACAGTGAAGGAAGTGACCATGACTACCTGCCCCTG GTGCGGCTGCAGGAGGCGCCCGGCTCCTTCCGCTTGGACGCGCCCTTCTGTGCTGCGGTGCGCATCCCGCAAGAGCGCCTGTGCCGCGCCTCACCCTTTGCGGTGCACCGTGccagcctcagccccacctcATCCTCATCTCCCTGGGCACTTCTGGGCCCTGGTGTTGGCCAGGGTGACAGCGCCACggcctcctgcagcccctcccccagctcggGCTCCGAGGGTCCAGGCCAGGTGGACAGCGGGCGGGGCTCAGACACTGAAGCCTCGGAGGGGGCCGACGGGCTGGGTGGTACCGATCTGCGCGGCAGGTCCTGGGCCACTGCTGTGGCACTAGCCTGGCTGGAGCACCGCTGTGCTGCCGCCTTTGGCGAATGGGAACTGACAGCGGCCAAGGCTGATTGCTGGCTGCGGGCCCAGCACCTTCCCGATGGCCTTGACCTGGCCGCCCTCAAGGCCGCAGCCCGAGGGCTCTTCCTGCTGCTGCGCCACTGGGACCAGAACCTGCAGCTACACCTGCTGTGCTACAGCCCCGCAAACGTGTGA